The DNA segment TTGTGCGCCGACCAACTCGCGCGGTGGCAAGTGGGTCAGCTCGGCAATGACGTGATCGGCGAGAACCTTCGAGAGTGTCGCCACCCCGATCGCCAGCAGACCTGCCAGGGATTTCCACGGCAGGCGGTCGCGCAGTTTGCTGATCTCGAAGTAGCAGTACAGGAAGGCCATTCCAGACAACCAGGTCAAACCCAGCAGTGATCGGCCGAAGAGAGGGTTGAGCGGCATGCCCAGCTTGGCCAGGGCGCCAGTGGCGTAAAGAACGACAGCAAAGAAGCCGAAGATCATCATCACATGCCGCGTCAACGACCAGTCCTTGACGATCAGGTAGCGGCGATAGCACCAGACCCGTTTGCGTGGTGTGGCATAGACATTGGCGCTATAGCCCGATAACGCCGGGGCGATGATGAACAGGGTGACGCAGAGCAGTACCTCAAGCATTGCCTTTCCTTGTTTGATCTCTCTTGCCCGCCGGTCGAGCTGGCGACCGGCGCGGCGTCCATGGGTGCAGTGCGCACGTGGCGCGGGTTGCGATTGTGCAGGCCATGGCAGAGAGATGCATCCCTAAGGAAGGCATTTCGGAAGCGTCTGACGTGATGCAGAAGCTTGGTAGTGGGAAGTGTTAAGCAAAACGCCGATGGAAGGGGCTGAGCATGCGGTCCAGGGTAAATAGCGGTCAAGCCCAGCTCGGTTGCCTTCGTTTCTGAACTACTCAGCACGTCCCCAAACAGTGCAGGCATGCTTTAAAATGAGTCTCCAAGCACAATAATTTTGCCTTTAGTTGGTTTTAGCTATGCATGTTGCATATAAATCGATATTCGAATTGCTGACTTTTTCCACCTGCTCCTCGTGCCGCCTAAGCGGCCCACATATTGCTCTAGCTGCTGCCATCGACAACCCGGAGCCCCAGCCATGAGCGCGCCCAGCGAATTCCCCCTCTCAGAAGCCCCCCAATCAGCCCGCAAGGGCCTGCTACCGATTGCCATGGTGCTGTTCAGCTTCACCTTCTTCACCGGCACGATGTTCGCCGGCGGCAAGCTGGGCATGGCCTTCAACTTCGTCGACATGCTGTGGATCGCGACCATCGGCAACAGCTTGCTGGCGTTGTACGCCGCCACCTTGGCCTTCATCGCCTCGCGCAGCGGTTTGAACACGGTGCTGATGGGGCGCTTCTGCTTTGGCGAGGCAGGCAGCCGGCTTTCGGATTTTCTCCTGGGCTTTGCCGAACTGGGCTGGTACGCCTGGGGCACGGCGACGGTGGCGATCGTGCTGGTCAAGCTTCTTGGCCTGGCCGATGGTTTTACCATCCCGCTGATGGTGTTGTTTGGCCTGGGCTTTAGCATCACCGCAATCATCGGTTTCAAGGGCCTGGACCTGCTGTCGCGGGTGTCGGTGCCATTGATGTTCGTCTTGCTGGTGGTGTCGATGGTCATCGCTACCCGCGATGCCGGGGGCTTTGCCGGGCTGGCGGCGGTCATACCGCATGAGGCGATGAGCTTTTCCGCGGCGGTGACCATGGTCTTTGGCACCTTCGCCAGCGGCGCCACCCAGGCCACCAACTGGACGCGGCTGTCGCGCAGCGGGCGGGTGGCAGTGACTGCGAGTGTGGTGAGTTTTCTGCTGGGTAACGGGCTGATGGTGGTCGCGGGGGCCTGGTGTGCGATGGTCTACCAGCAGGCGGATATCGTCGAGGTGATGATCCTCCAGGGCCTGTCGTTCGCGGCGGTGGTGATGCTCTGCCTGAACCTGTGGACTATCCAGGGGCCGACCATCTACAACGTTTCGGCGGCGGCCTGCCATTTGCTGCGCAGCGAGCGTCGGCGCACGGCGACCCTGGTCGCGGCGGCGGTAGGCATCGTGCTGGCGATTGGCGGTATGTACGAGTTGCTGATCCCGTTCCTGGTGCTGTTGGGCTCGATCATTCCGCCTGTGGGCGGAGTGATCATGGCCGACTTCTGGTATCGCCACCGTGGTCAGTATCCGGCCTTGGCGTCGGTAAGCCTGCCGCGCTACAACCTCAAGGGCTTGTCAGCCTACGCGGTAGGCGCGTTGTTGGCCTATTGCTCGCCGTGGGTTGCGCCACTGGTGGGGATTGGCGCCTCGGCGCTGTGCTACATCCTGCTGCTTGAACTCAGTGGCCGGCGGCGCACCCTGGCGCAGGTCGAGCCGTGAGCCTGGCGCTGGAAGAGATCCTCTGTCTGCCTGGGCTGCAGGACATGGCTGTTCGCGCTGGGGCGCGCAACCTGCAGCGGCGCGTGCGCTGGCCTTATGTGGCAGAGAACGAGGGCATCGCCGAGTGGGTGATGGGCGGCGAGCTGGTGTTCGTCACCGGCATCAACCATCCGCGCGGCGAGGCCAATCTGTTGAGCCTGGTCGAAGACGGCGAGGCGGTTGGCATTGCCGGGATGGTGATCCTCACCGGCGGCACGTTCATCCAGGGTATTCCGCCCGCAGTGATCGCGCGCGCCGAGCAGTTGGGCCTGCCGCTGATCGAGCAGCCCTATGCGCTGAAGATGGTGGTGGTCACTCATTTGATCGGTACGGCGCTGGTGCAGATGAGCCAGGTACGGCGCTCGCGCAACGATATCCTGGGCCAATTGCTGACTGGAGATTACCCAAGCCTGGCCATCGCTCGCCAGCGCGCGGCGCACCTGGAACTGGCGCTGGATAGGCCGCGGCGTTTGGTGGCGCTACGCCTGTCGGCGGTCGATGAGTTGTTCGAGCGCCATGGTCCGGCGCACGGTGAGCGTCTCTGGCAAAGCACCCGCCAAGCGCTGGAAGATCATCTTCACGCCTGGTGCCGTAATCGCCCAGGCGCGGTGATGGCGCAGTTGCCGGGCGATCTGTTGGTGCTGTTGTTGGCCGAGGATGGCGACCTGCGCATGGCCTTGGCCGAGTTGCATCGGCAGCTGCTGGAAGTGGCGGGGGAGATGGGCCTGTTCATGGGCCTGTCGAGCCTCGCCGAGGACTGCGCGCATTACCGCCAGGCCCTAAATCAGGCGCGCCAGGCCCTGGAGGTGGCGCAAAACCTGCGACCAGCCACGGGCCTGTGCGACTTCAGCGAGCTAGGTGTATTGCGCTTGCTGCAAGGCATCGTCGACCGCTCGCTGATCGACGACTTCGTCGGCCAGACCCTCGGCCCGTTGATCACGCCTGGGCGCAAAAACCCGTATTCGCTGGTGCACACCCTCGACGCGCTGCTCAAGGAAAACGGCAATGGCCTGAAGGCCGCGCAGCGTCTGGGTTTGCACCGCAACACCATCAACCAACGTATGCAACGTATCGAGCAATTGAGCGGGCAGTCGCTGGACGACCCGCTTTTCCGTATGAATGCTTCGGTCGCTATGCTGATATGGCGCATGACCGAAACCCAAGGCAAGGAGTAACCCCATGAACATCATCAACGCACGCCTGCGTGGCAAACCCGGCCTGTTTCGGATCGAACTCAACGGCGAGCGCATCGCCGCCATCGAGCCGCAAAACGCGGCGCTGGCGCTGAGCAATGCCGATGACCTGGACGCCCAGCAGAACCTGGTGGTAGCGCCGTTCATCGAGCCGCATATCCACCTCGACGCCACGCTCACCGCCGGCGAGCCGAATTGGAACATGAGCGGTACGTTGTTCGAGGGCATCGAGCGCTGGGCCGAGCGCAAAGAGCTCAACACCCACGAAGACACCAAGACCCGTGCCACCAAGACCATCGGCATGCTGGTCGATCACGGCATCCAGCATGTGCGTACCCACGTCGACGTGACTGACCCCAAGCTGACGGCGCTCAAGGCGATGATCGAGGTGCGCGAAGAAGTTCGTCACCTGATCGATCTGCAGATCGTGGCTTTCCCGCAGGAGGGCATCGAGTCGTACGCCAATGGCCGGGCGCTGATGAGCGAGGCGGTGGCGATGGGTGCCGATGTGGTCGGTGGTATTCCGCACTTTGAGAACACCCGTGACCAGGGCGTGTCGTCGATCAAGTTTCTGATGGACCTGGCCGAGCGCAGCGGCTGCCTGGTGGATGTGCACTGCGACGAGACCGATGACCCGCAGTCGCGCTTTCTCGAAGTATTGGCCGAGGAAGCGCGGGTGCGTGGCATGGGCGCGCGGGTCACTGCCAGCCATACCACCGCCATGGGCTCCTACGACAATGCCTACTGCTCCAAGCTGTTCCGGCTGTTGAAGATGAGTGGGATCAACTTTGTTTCCTGCCCGACCGAGAGCATCCACCTGCAGGGGCGTTTCGATACCTATCCCAAGCGCCGTGGCCTGACCCGGGTGGCCGAAATCGACCGGGCGGGGATGAATGTGTGCTTTGGCCAGGACTCGATCGTCGACCCGTGGTATCCGCTGGGCAATGGCAACATCTTGCGCATTCTTGAGGCGGGGCTGCACATCTGCCACATGCTCGGTTATGAAGATTTGCAGCGTGGGCTGGACCTGATTACCGATAACAGTGCCCGCACCCTCAACCTGGGTGAGCGCTATGGCATCGAGGTGGGGCGGCCGGCGAATCTGCTGTTGTTGTCGGCGCCGGATGATTACGAGATGGTTCGCAGCCAAGGGCATGCGTTGGTGTCGGTGCGTGCTGGCAAGGTATTGATGCGCCGCACGCCAGCGCAGGTTCAGCGGTTTGCTTGAGGTGTAGAGGCTGGGGCTGCAAAGCAGCCCCAAAAATTTCACTCATCGGCGTTGCGCGGCTTCAATTCACAATTGCCCCACAGGCCGATCGGTGGCAGGCTTTGCCGGCGCTTTTGCATCACCCACACTGCGAACAATAAGGAACCGCCAAGGTGAGTTGGGAAAAAGTCGGGAAGTCCCTCGTGGGCCTGTTGGTCGTCGGCGCCTGCGCAGCAGGGCTGTATACCGCCTTCAAGGAAGAACCAGCCCTGCAGGCACGCCTGACCTACGCCTACCTGACCTACCCGAGCCAGTTCAACGAGCGCATCAGCAAGGCCAATGACTTGCTCAAGTACGAGCGCCTGCATGAGCAGATGAGCGATATCAGCAAAGGCCTGCTCGGCCACCAGCAGCTCGACAAACTGGTCGACGTCGCCCAGGAACCCTACCTGCAGCTGTTCGCCAAGCCGTTCGAAGCAGGGCTGGTCGACCATCGCACCGGCTTGCAGATCGAGCTGGAAAATACCAGCGATAGGGCACTCAAGGACGTGCAGATCCGCCTGCCGGCCAAAGGCCTGGTGCAGGTGCGTGACGATGCCGGCAACGATGCGATTCCCCAGGCGGCGACCAATATCATCGACATTCCGAGCATCGCCGGGCGTGCGGCGTGCAAGGTGTGGATCTATTTTGATTCCGATTACTCGCAGATTCGCCAGGGTGGCCTGAGCATCCGCCATGCCGATGGGCTGGCACAGATCAGCACCTACCGCGAATACATAGGCTTGCCCGCAACGGTGGCCAAGTACAGCCAGCTGCTAATAGCACTGCTGGTGCTACTGACCCTGGCAGTGCTTGGCATGGGCTACACCTGCCTGCGCCGAGAGCGCAGCGCCTCGAGCGCGTCCAGATAACTCACTCGCCGTCGTGCAGCGCCAGGCTCTGGCGCAGTTGCGCAAGCATTGCCGTGCGTAGCTGCGCGGGCGCGTGCAGCTGAATCGCCCCG comes from the Pseudomonas urmiensis genome and includes:
- the codB gene encoding cytosine permease translates to MSAPSEFPLSEAPQSARKGLLPIAMVLFSFTFFTGTMFAGGKLGMAFNFVDMLWIATIGNSLLALYAATLAFIASRSGLNTVLMGRFCFGEAGSRLSDFLLGFAELGWYAWGTATVAIVLVKLLGLADGFTIPLMVLFGLGFSITAIIGFKGLDLLSRVSVPLMFVLLVVSMVIATRDAGGFAGLAAVIPHEAMSFSAAVTMVFGTFASGATQATNWTRLSRSGRVAVTASVVSFLLGNGLMVVAGAWCAMVYQQADIVEVMILQGLSFAAVVMLCLNLWTIQGPTIYNVSAAACHLLRSERRRTATLVAAAVGIVLAIGGMYELLIPFLVLLGSIIPPVGGVIMADFWYRHRGQYPALASVSLPRYNLKGLSAYAVGALLAYCSPWVAPLVGIGASALCYILLLELSGRRRTLAQVEP
- the codA gene encoding cytosine deaminase — encoded protein: MNIINARLRGKPGLFRIELNGERIAAIEPQNAALALSNADDLDAQQNLVVAPFIEPHIHLDATLTAGEPNWNMSGTLFEGIERWAERKELNTHEDTKTRATKTIGMLVDHGIQHVRTHVDVTDPKLTALKAMIEVREEVRHLIDLQIVAFPQEGIESYANGRALMSEAVAMGADVVGGIPHFENTRDQGVSSIKFLMDLAERSGCLVDVHCDETDDPQSRFLEVLAEEARVRGMGARVTASHTTAMGSYDNAYCSKLFRLLKMSGINFVSCPTESIHLQGRFDTYPKRRGLTRVAEIDRAGMNVCFGQDSIVDPWYPLGNGNILRILEAGLHICHMLGYEDLQRGLDLITDNSARTLNLGERYGIEVGRPANLLLLSAPDDYEMVRSQGHALVSVRAGKVLMRRTPAQVQRFA
- a CDS encoding PucR family transcriptional regulator, which codes for MSLALEEILCLPGLQDMAVRAGARNLQRRVRWPYVAENEGIAEWVMGGELVFVTGINHPRGEANLLSLVEDGEAVGIAGMVILTGGTFIQGIPPAVIARAEQLGLPLIEQPYALKMVVVTHLIGTALVQMSQVRRSRNDILGQLLTGDYPSLAIARQRAAHLELALDRPRRLVALRLSAVDELFERHGPAHGERLWQSTRQALEDHLHAWCRNRPGAVMAQLPGDLLVLLLAEDGDLRMALAELHRQLLEVAGEMGLFMGLSSLAEDCAHYRQALNQARQALEVAQNLRPATGLCDFSELGVLRLLQGIVDRSLIDDFVGQTLGPLITPGRKNPYSLVHTLDALLKENGNGLKAAQRLGLHRNTINQRMQRIEQLSGQSLDDPLFRMNASVAMLIWRMTETQGKE